Part of the Verrucomicrobiales bacterium genome, GCCAGACATCCGCTCCGGCATGAACATGGGAGCCGATGACTATCTCACGAAGCCGGTGCGCAAGGCGGACCTTCTGGGTGCCATTCGGTCGCGGTTAGCGCGTCACCAACAGCAATCGGTGCCCGAGTTTAATCCCAACTTCGACTCGGCAGTCCCGCTCGAGCGTGAATTGGGGCTGACACCTCGAGTCGCGGAGGTCTTGCTCTGGCTGTGTCAGGGCAAGACCAACTCCGACATCGCAACCATCCTGGGAAACAGTGAAGCCACCGTCAAAAAGCATGTTCTGGAGATCTTTGGAAAACTGGGCGTCGAAACCCGGACGGCCGCTGGGCTGCGAGCCCTGGAAGTGCTAAGTTCGCCCGCCGCCAAGAACTCCAACGGCTCATCTGACTAGCAGACTGTCGGACTCACCCCCATTGGTGGTGTCTCGGGCTGTGTGGCTTGTTTGTGCTGAGGTCGTCGGCTGAGTTCCTGGATCCGCGGGCCGAGAACCCGCAGGGTTCAAAGAAATTAGCCGGGACGTGGAGCGCAGCGACACCCCCGGTCGGTTGGTCCCTTATTTACAGCACCCTGAAAGGCGTGCCACCAGTCGGCGAGTGGACCGACCAACGCATCAGGATCCTTGAATACGGTGGTACCAGCCTCAGAAGCCGGTGGCATCGCTCCACGGTGCTCCGTAACTTTTAACGATTCCGTGGATACTAGCACCCACGACTATTCTCTTAGACCCCTACGGGTTCGCACCCTGCCGCCAAGGTGAGAAACGTCAGTATCGCCCGACTTGTCTATTCCGCGTTTTTGAAGGTAAGCATGAGACAGATCTACCGCACTCCATAGGCTCAGCGCACGGCCTCAACGGTGTAAAACCCCGCATCCTCCGCCAGCGAGGTGTCGACAAAGCTCGTCTCATTACTGGTCGCCGTCACCAGGCCGATCTCGACAGTCTCGAAACTCGCACGAGACCGACGCAGTATCCGATAGGTTTGGCCAGGAACAGACGAGAAGAGAACGCACGGAGCCGACTTGATACGCAGACTGAAACCGGACAAGGGATCCCGGGGATCCGAACCTGAGGCATATTCGCGCAGATTGCTGCTGCCGTCACTATCCGGATCAGCCTCGGGCTTGGCCTTTGGGTCGTCCAAGAAGCCCACTCCAAAATGGCGAATCAGCCAGTCGGAAGCGATCCCACCATTCGGCGGCTCGTCACGACGGTAAGCGGCCAGGTAGATCTGGGATGCAGCCACTCCGTCGACAAAAACAGCCGCCCGCACCAGCGTGCTCTGACGAAGCTTGAACGGTCCCGTGTAAACGTGCGAACGAGCAGTCGGCACGGATCCATCTAGGGTGTAATGGACCAACCCCACCCCCAAGCGATTCGTCAAGTGAATCATGGTCTCACCTAGAAAAGGTCCCCGAGCTGGGGCGAATACGATCTCAGGAACACCAGGATTCGACACCGCAATCAACTCTACCTGCATATCGAACTGGAAAATGGCTCCATAGTTCGATTGATCAGCACCTCGACCGATCGCGACTTCAATCAGAGTCCCTCCGACCAAAAAGCGCTGTTCGTTGAGATGAATTTCCTGCGGTGCGACCAGATTGCGACCGAGAAGTTCTACTCCATCCTGAGTGATGTGAACATCTACGTCACTCCATCCGGAAGCGTAGCCAAAAACCTCAAAGCGATAATTGCCGTCCGCCGGAACCCGGTAC contains:
- a CDS encoding response regulator transcription factor, with product MQKILVIEDEPEMRRNLAMILRLEQFQPLEAADGAAGLELARREKPDLVLCDVMMPVLDGYGVISGLRADPNTSKIPFIFLTAKGEKPDIRSGMNMGADDYLTKPVRKADLLGAIRSRLARHQQQSVPEFNPNFDSAVPLERELGLTPRVAEVLLWLCQGKTNSDIATILGNSEATVKKHVLEIFGKLGVETRTAAGLRALEVLSSPAAKNSNGSSD